A single region of the Micropterus dolomieu isolate WLL.071019.BEF.003 ecotype Adirondacks linkage group LG18, ASM2129224v1, whole genome shotgun sequence genome encodes:
- the eogt gene encoding EGF domain-specific O-linked N-acetylglucosamine transferase codes for MLLLVALGTVFSFTVVTTEKAENTNHKPPAPLLNYSRISLPPEHVPYFLFNNKRVAKQCRLDPLCPFKDVLQDLSACWGYEKNCDPGKRFSYPVCTKADSGWARSLEAAQELFWKQADFGYVKERLSELNTLCKASKPGDSSLRCSSHTRFCKATNLYLDLRKPRRSHERYKEDFIQSGEIGGRCRLNKRALTAEGEHKSPLQSWYAELQTYTELDFHPIEDAHCDIIIEKPTVFMKLDAGVNMYHHFCDFVNLYISQHINNSFSSDINIIMWDTSFYGYGDLFSETWRVFSDYDIIHLKTYDSKRVCFKDAFFSLLPRMRYGLFYNTPLISDCYSEGMFRAFSQHVLHRLNIPQNGPKVGT; via the exons ATGCTGCTCTTGGTAGCACTGGGCACCGTTTTTTCTTTCACTGTGGTCACCACTGAGAAGGCTGAGAACACCAACCACAAACCACCAGCACCGCTGCTCAACTACAGCAGGATCTCCCTGCCGCCAGAGCACGTACCCTACTTCCTCTTCAACAACAAGAGGGTGGCCAAGCAATGCCGCCTGGACCCACTCTGCCCCTTTAAA GATGTGCTGCAGGATCTGTCTGCCTGTTGGGGTTATGAGAAGAACTGTGATCCAGGGAAGCGCTTTAGTTATCCAGTCTGTACCAAAGCAGACTCTGGATG GGCCCGTTCACTGGAGGCAGCCCAGGAGCTTTTCTGGAAGCAGGCTGATTTTGGCTACGTCAAAGAACGCCTCTCTGAGCTCAACACACTCTGCAAGGCCAGCAAGCCA GGGGACTCATCATTAAGATGTAGCAGCCACACACGATTCTGTAAGGCAACTAATCTTTACCTGGACTTGCGTAAGCCGCGCAGAAGTCATGAGAG ATACAAGGAGGACTTCATTCAGAGTGGTGAGATTGGTGGTCGGTGCAGACTGAACAAGCGAGCGCTCACTGCTGAGGGAGAGCACAAGAGCCCCTTACAATCTTG GTATGCTGAGCTGCAGACATACACTGAGCTGGACTTTCATCCCATTGAGGACGcacactgtgacatcatcattgAAAAACCCACTGTTTTCATGAAACTGGATGCTG GAGTGAACATGTACCACCATTTCTGTGACTTTGTCAACCTCTACATCTCCCAGCACATTAACAACTCCTTCAGCTCAGATATTAACATCATCATGTGGGACACG agtTTTTATGGTTAtggagatctgttcagtgaaaCATGGAGGGTTTTCTCAGACTACGACATCATACACCTGAAGACCTATGACTCAAAAAGA GTGTGTTTTAAAGATGccttcttctccctcctcccgAGAATGAGATATGGCCTCTTTTATAACACACCTCTC ATCTCAGACTGCTACAGTGAAGGGATGTTTAGAGCGTTCTCCCAGCATGTCCTTCATCGACTGAATATCCCACAAAATGGGCCAAAGGTAGGAACATAG